The DNA window TATATTTTGATCATCTGCAATAAAATTGAAGTTAATGCTTCAAGGCAAAGACAATCATAATGTAGCAAAATGATATAACCAATAAAGCCCAAGGAGATGGTTTCATAGGAGAGGAATTCATGTCATGAGACTCATGACACCTTACTGAATAAATTTAACATATGAATAAACCTTAGCATTGTTACACAGGATAGTATGCAATTCATCTTAACATGAAATCAGAAACTCGGGATTTCGTAATATATCTGCTAACTAATTCACCAAAACGATAAGCATCTaggaaaaataatttgattctAAATTGCACGCACAATCAAACATCATACGCTTCACTACCATCACTACTAACTTCACTACCATCACTACTAACTTGACTACCATCACTACTAACTTCACCATCATCCTCAGCATCTAAGAATTCAATTTCTGCTTTCTTCGATGAACATTGAAATTGAAGTGTCTCTTTCAAAATCTGAAGCCCTTCCTCAGCAATTGTTCCTTTGCGAGGCTGTATAAACATCTTTTCTAGAACTATCGATTCAGCCAACAGAAACTTAATAAATTCGAGTTCAGGTTTTACTTCTTCTGTGTGCAAGATCTCTATCTTCACCACTCGAAGCCTTTTCAGTGCATTATCTAAAAGGTCTTGTACTTCTAGAATTTCCAAAGCAAGAAGCGGCAATTGTATTTCATCCATATATGAAACAGACTAAGAAAAGAACACATCAAACATTAGTTTTGCtggaaaaatatgaaacatgaTGTACAAACCAAGTAAACAAATAGAAAATTACCCCAATCTCAAGAATCTCTAAATTAGGAGAGCTCACAATCAAGCAAAGAACAAACGAGACCTTCTCCGTAAACCTAAAATTTAGTTCAGGCAGTTCAAGAACTCTAAGAAAGCCAAGAGTCGTTGAAAGTTTCCTCGGCATTGTTCCTTCAACCATGTACTTAAGAAAATGCAAgaatataaagtaaaaaatcAGTATTTTCCAgctaaaaacactacaaaattggaaaatctccaaaaaaaaaacaaaaataattggcTTACATCAATAAAGCCAGACCCGAGACGCAAGTGCTCGATAAGAGGCAGAGATTCAAAAAGCTTGGTCCCTTCATAGATCTCGTGTCCGCTAATAAAATCTCCATCAAATATAACTGTTGAAAGATGCTGACaagtttttctaaaataaatagatataaaacaaCCATCGAACTGAAAGAACTTAAGATGAGGAAAGTTAATAACAAAGTTATCCATTCCGAAGAAACAACTTTTTATTGAAAGTGTTTCAAGTAATGGGCATTTGGAGATGAAAGTTTTAAATTCATTGAATTTGATATGAACCGACAGAGAAATCAACTTAGGGAATCCTTGAAATGCCAATGGAACTTCGAGTAAACATGAGGACAAGGTCAAGCGCCTCAATGTCACAAATGAAAACAGAAATGATGACAATGTATAGCATCCAAAAACAGGTGTTCCAATATCAAAGTAAAATTCATGAACATCTTTCTCACTCAGGTAAAGCATCAATTGGTCAATCTCGGGATAGCCTTGAAACAATGGAACATTAAAAGTAAAGTTGAATATGGGTCCACGGTGAAGTAATAGAACTTTATAGATATTAAGAAAGAGTTTGGTAATGTTAGGTTTTGCAGTAGAGGAGGGCCTTATTGAAGTCTGATAAAAAGTACTGTCAAATACTAGTTTGGGAAGATATCTCCAATTGAACCTCCATTTCTTGGACAAAATACTAGTCTTGACTGCTTCATGAATTGGCAGAAAAACTAGAATATTATCTATAATGTTACTCGGCAAGTTACTGATTATATCGGGTCTGGAGTTGTTCTCAATCTCCTTTTGGTTAGCCtaaaaatcaaaagcaattgACATAAAAAATCATCCTATTACAACTTACATTATAAGATTCCAACCAGATTATAAATATCTGAGATTACCATTTTTTATCTCTTCCTTTCTTTTGCTGCTATATCAATTCCTGATTCCAGAGCATAAATGAGACATTTCTAATCAAATTGATGATAAAAACAATTGCTGCGGCAATTAACGAAAACATAAAAAGTTCATGGGggaaattgataaatttaacaAGCCAAATCATAATAAGAGTATAACACCTTTATCACTATGCATTGCAACACATCTATCATAAAATACAAGCTGACTAAGAATAGACTAGTTCTTACGGCAACTACTTTATAGAATACTTGAACAAATCTGTGATAAATTGTTTGTGAAATTCAACATCTGGGTAAAAAATACCCATTGATAAATTTAGCTCTTCTAGGAAAATGATGAATACCCAATTGTTATTTTCCACTAAGCGAGCAAGAAAGATCAAAATTTTGTGAAATTCATCATCTGGGTAAAGTAAAAAACCAATGCTTTATagaagcaaaataaaaaaaaatggaacttTAGAATAATAGATGatcaaatattacaaaattatgGTTATACCTATAATTCAGAGGTACAGAAGAGCCAATTCTGTTTGTCATTGCAAATGGGGTTCTTTTCACATTAGGGTTTTAGGCATGGAAAATGAtatttaacccaccattttATTCCCTCTTTAATTGTCGTTTCTTACATGGCAGTATTTCATTCgtcaaattcttttattaaaatattttaaaaaacaacttTTAATCCATCTATTCTTTTATGGCCAAATCATGTGGGCTAAAAATGAGAGTTATATAATTACTGGGTAGACATATTTTGGATTGATGGATTTAgatgaaaaaaatatgtaaatttaaataaaatagttgTTTAGCATGGTTAAAAGGTGacgaaaatttataaattatacgaAGTTTAACAGAATTTATAATTCGAAGTGTTCATCCTCAAGGAGGATAAAGTGGTCGAGTTCATCCTCCTTGAGGATGAACCTAGATCTGGGTTCATCCTTCTTGAGGACGAACACTTCGGATTTTTTTTCTTCCGGATGAATAGATGGTGGTTGGAGGTTTAGCGATTGGTCGGAATGCGAGAGGAAAAAGCGGTCGTGGCAGGAATATGAGAGGTCGGAATGGcggaattaaaattaaaattttaatttattaggatttaattaagttataattaGATGgtagattaaatttaattataattaattaagttaattgaaaaaattaaaaatctcacTCTCTGAAGGGTTTTTTTGAGCTAAAAACGCAAGTTTTGGGTTGATTTGTACCAAAAGCGGCGAGAatgacttatttaatatttcgtgccaatttgaggggtgaattgatcctttgttcataacAATATTATAAACATGAATGACTTCTATAAACGTAGGTAATTTCCCATTACTTGCTAAATTATGATTTTCTACTATGTCTTCTCTTGGAGAATAGGATCAAAGCCATTGAGAAATGCTGTTTATTGTGGTGTGAATTTTGTGGTTTTAGTTTAGGACTAATAGCAGAGCGAGTACACGTAATAATGGGAAAAAACTGTATTTAATTTCATAAGCAAATCAATTAAATTGGAAACAATATATATCATTATGCAAAAGTGTAttcaaataacaaacaaaatcacaagaataccctcattttaatgaggtgttatgatatgattggttttgtccacggatgacgtggtagactaggtctacctaagaatttctcaagAACTCAGACTGTGCGTGCGTCTATTTACAAATCTTAATTCTCTTCTTGTAGTTGACTCAATAAGAAATCTGATCGTTTCAACAACTTTCAAAAACAACACGGCTGCATTCGTATCACAATCAGCTCCTGAAATGCCTAAAACAgacaacttattttttttacaaggtACTGCAGTTACCCATTTCCTTTGGATTTTTACCTGTCAGGCTATTGTTTGCCAACATTAACCATAGATGCTGTCAGGATATTGAAGAAAAGATTGAGAAATTGGAAACTAGGCAGATTTTCGTATTCTTTCGGAATGGAACTGTTAAATCGTTTAGAGGAAATATCCTGTACTTTAACCTTGGCATCTGAGAAATTTCGACAGATAGTGTACCCGAGAAATTGTTGAAACATAAGTCTAATCGAACAACATTTTGTAACTTGAGGGATACCTGAAGTATATAATCCACCAGTATATGGATTTCCATGCAATAATAGAAAATTCACCTTagtaaaacaaacaaaaatctTCTGTACAGAACctccaaatcaaatctaaaaatgTAACCTACTCAAATTCAAAAGAGGCTGCGGAATTACCTGAGAAAAATTACTGTTTCCCAAGAACAAAGCTTTAAGACTCGAAATCGAGCATAATTCAGATTGAATTTCtccattgaatttgtttcaccaCACATTGAAAATGATGAAACTCTTACAGTTTAACACCACTTTCACTAACCAACTCGTGAAATCGTTTTCCGAAAAATCCAACTTTTGCCGGTAATTAGTTTAAAATCAATATAGAGTCTATTAGTTCAAAAGTATCAGCGAGTAAAAAGGCTTGGTTAAGAAAGCAAAACTTCAATACGAGACCCGGTACTCCAGTTTATAAGGGTAAAATTAATCAATAAGATAAAACAACCCCGATGATCATACCTCTGTTTTTGTTAATGTAAATATCAACAAATAATTTCTGCATTAATTGACTAAAGAACACAAGTTCATAgggaaaattgaaaattttcagaACCTTAATCTCAAAATcttaataagaaataaaaacaatttcaatgTTTTTCTGCCCAAGACAAGAAAAATAACTTGATAATCAGGCATATCTAACATCCTAGCCTTCATTGCAAATAATATCAACATTCAGTAGCATCTTCAGgatctaagaataaaatttctgcttcacTTGATGAACGTTTAAATCGAGTTATCTCTTTCAAAATCTTAAATCCTTCCCCCGCATCCGCTCCTTCTGCAGGCTGTATAAACATCTTTTCAAGAACTACTGATTCAGCCAGCAGGAACTTAATAAATTCCAGTTCAGGTTTTACTTCTTCTTTGTGTGAGATCTTCATCTTCACCACTCGAAGCCTTTTGAGTGCATTATCTAAGAGATCTTCTACTTTGAAAAGTTCCGGTGCAAGAGGATCAATATTATCATCAGCTGCAAAAGACTAAGAAAAAGACACATCAAACATTAATTTTGATGGGAAATATGAAACATGGCGTATAAAGCAAGTGAACAAATAGGAAATTACCCCAATTTCAAGCTTCTGTAAGTTAGGAGAGCTCATGATCAAGCAAAGAACAGCAGAGACATATTTCTTACACCCAAAATATACAACAGGCAGTTCAAGAATTCTAAGACAACCAGGTACTTAAAGAAAATACAAGAATACAAAGTAAGGAAGTTGCATTTACCAACTAAGTCAACAATACAAAATTGTCAAATCTAAAAATACGAAGTAAACAAAAATAACTGGCTTACTAGCAAAAATCCAAATCCAAGACGCAAATGCTCGATGACAGGAAGAGATTCAAAAAGGTTGGCTGCTGGTTCGTAAACATAACCATCAAATAAAGCAGTTGAAAGATGCTGACAAGTATTTCCAAAATAAAGAGCCTTAAAATAGCCACTAATATGTAAGAATTTAAGATAAGTAATGTCAATATCAATATCGAGGTCACCATTAGTAGTGCAGCTTAATATAGAAAGCGTTTCAAGTAAGGGGCATTTGGAGATGAAAGTTTCATATACGTTTGTTCTAAAACAAACCGACTGAAACTTAAGAGAAATCATTCGCAAATCCTTGAAACCAATGGAACTCTGAAAGTACAGCATGACAAGGTCAAGCGCCTTAATGTCACACATGAGAACAGAAATGATGGCAATCTATGGAATCTATTTTGTCgaaaataaaggtcaatttcaCTAACATCTTTCTCCCTCAGGTAAACTATCAACTGGTTAATCTCAGAATAGTCTTCTAACAATGGAGCATGAAATGTAAAATTCAAGATGGGTCCGTGATGAAGCAATAGaactttataaatattaaaaaagagtttagcAATGTTGGGTTCTGAGGCTGAAGGTAAAACTGATTTCTGATAAAAAGTATGGTCAAATGCTAATTTGGAAAGGTATCTGCATTTGAACCTCCATTTCTTGGAAAATATACAACTCCTCACTGCTTCATGAATCGGCAAACAAATTAGAATATTATCTATGATGTATCCCGGCAAGTTACTGATTCTATCAGTTTTTGAAGTGTTCTCAATCTCTTTGCCCGACTGGTTATCCTGAAAATAAGAATCAATAAACAGATATGCACATAGTAAAGCAAACTCATCATTATAACAAAGTGAAAAAGAATTAACAGCTCACCATTTTTATTCTTCCTTTGCTGCTTTAAATCATTTTGTATGGTGGCTGGTTTAACAAACTTTTGATTATATAGGGAAGTCAGAATAATTGATGGAATGTATAGTGTGTTGAGAAGTTGAAAAGGTGCAAAATTAATGAAACGCAAAGAAAGAATTTAATAAGGTTGAATGCTTTGAATCTGGAACATGGCTagtcataataaaataaaattaatgaaaggATTTAATAAGGGGGGAACAACAAGACAGTAAAATTCTCAAATACTGAGTTGAAATCTATTCTAATAATTTGATTTGCACCTAACCTTCACTGCCATCATTACTAACTTCACCACCGTCACTATCGTCATCACTACTATcttcaccatcatcatcatcaggaTCTATCTATGCATACAATTTCTGCTTTATTTGATAAACGTTGAAATTGAGTTCTTTCTTTCAGAACCTCAAGTCCTTCCTCAGGAACTGATCTCGTGTTAGGCTGTATAAACATCTTTTTCTAGTGCCACGGATTCAGCcaataaaaacttaataaaatctagttcaacttttatttcttttgtgtTTTCCATCTTTAT is part of the Mercurialis annua linkage group LG3, ddMerAnnu1.2, whole genome shotgun sequence genome and encodes:
- the LOC126671490 gene encoding uncharacterized protein LOC126671490, whose amino-acid sequence is MSSPNLQKLEIGSFAADDNIDPLAPELFKVEDLLDNALKRLRVVKMKISHKEEVKPELEFIKFLLAESVVLEKMFIQPAEGADAGEGFKILKEITRFKRSSSEAEILFLDPEDATEC
- the LOC126671481 gene encoding F-box/FBD/LRR-repeat protein At1g13570-like, with the translated sequence MANQKEIENNSRPDIISNLPSNIIDNILVFLPIHEAVKTSILSKKWRFNWRYLPKLVFDSTFYQTSIRPSSTAKPNITKLFLNIYKVLLLHRGPIFNFTFNVPLFQGYPEIDQLMLYLSEKDVHEFYFDIGTPVFGCYTLSSFLFSFVTLRRLTLSSCLLEVPLAFQGFPKLISLSVHIKFNEFKTFISKCPLLETLSIKSCFFGMDNFVINFPHLKFFQFDGCFISIYFRKTCQHLSTVIFDGDFISGHEIYEGTKLFESLPLIEHLRLGSGFIDYMVEGTMPRKLSTTLGFLRVLELPELNFRFTEKVSFVLCLIVSSPNLEILEIGSVSYMDEIQLPLLALEILEVQDLLDNALKRLRVVKIEILHTEEVKPELEFIKFLLAESIVLEKMFIQPRKGTIAEEGLQILKETLQFQCSSKKAEIEFLDAEDDGEVSSDGSQVSSDGSEVSSDGSEAYDV